A stretch of Saccharomyces cerevisiae S288C chromosome IV, complete sequence DNA encodes these proteins:
- the PRP9 gene encoding SF3a splicing factor complex subunit PRP9 (Subunit of the SF3a splicing factor complex; required for spliceosome assembly; acts after the formation of the U1 snRNP-pre-mRNA complex) — MNLLETRRSLLEEMEIIENAIAERIQRNPELYYHYIQESSKVFPDTKLPRSSLIAENKIYKFKKVKRKRKQIILQQHEINIFLRDYQEKQQTFNKINRPEETQEDDKDLPNFERKLQQLEKELKNEDENFELDINSKKDKYALFSSSSDPSRRTNILSDRARDLDLNEIFTRDEQYGEYMELEQFHSLWLNVIKRGDCSLLQFLDILELFLDDEKYLLTPPMDRKNDRYMAFLLKLSKYVETFFFKSYALLDAAAVENLIKSDFEHSYCRGSLRSEAKGIYCPFCSRWFKTSSVFESHLVGKIHKKNESKRRNFVYSEYKLHRYLKYLNDEFSRTRSFVERKLAFTANERMAEMDILTQKYEAPAYDSTEKEGAEQVDGEQRDGQLQEEHLSGKSFDMPLGPDGLPMPYWLYKLHGLDREYRCEICSNKVYNGRRTFERHFNEERHIYHLRCLGIEPSSVFKGITKIKEAQELWKNMQGQSQLTSIAAVPPKPNPSQLKVPTELELEEEDEEGNVMSKKVYDELKKQGLV; from the coding sequence ATGAATTTACTTGAAACAAGGAGGTCCTTGTTGGAGGAGATGGagattattgaaaatgccATAGCAGAAAGAATTCAGCGGAATCCAGAGTTATATTACCACTATATACAAGAATCGAGCAAGGTGTTTCCTGATACTAAACTGCCTAGATCATCGTTGATTGCAGagaataaaatatacaagTTTAAAAAGGTTaagaggaagagaaaaCAGATAATTTTGCAGCAACATGAgataaatatttttcttcgagACTACCAAGAGAAACAACAAACttttaataaaatcaaTCGTCCAGAAGAGACACAGGAGGATGACAAGGATTTGCCTAATTTCGAAAGAAAACTACAACAGCTAGAGAAGGAActgaaaaatgaagatgagaACTTTGAATTGGATATCAACTCtaaaaaagacaaataCGCTTTATTctcatcttcttctgatCCATCGAGGCGCACAAATATATTGTCTGACAGAGCTCGAGACCTAGACTTaaatgaaatatttacTAGAGATGAGCAATATGGTGAATATATGGAGCTGGAACAATTTCATTCTTTATGGTTGAATGTAATTAAACGGGGCGATTGTTCACTGCTTCAATTTCTCGACATCCtagaattatttttggACGACGAGAAATATTTGCTAACCCCACCGATGGATCGCAAGAATGATAGATACATGGCCTTTTTGCTAAAGTTGAGCAAATATGtagaaacttttttcttcaaaagttaTGCTTTGCTTGACGCTGCGGCAGTTGAAAATCTAATCAAATCTGACTTCGAACATTCATACTGTAGGGGATCTCTTCGGTCCGAGGCAAAAGGTATCTATTGCCCTTTTTGTTCGAGGTGGTTCAAGACATCTTCCGTTTTCGAAAGCCATTTAGTAGGGAAAATTcataagaaaaatgaatctaaaagaagaaattttgtGTACTCTGAATATAAACTGCATCggtatttgaaatatttaaatgATGAATTTTCTCGAACGAGAAGTTTTgttgaaagaaaactggCATTTACTGCAAATGAAAGAATGGCAGAAATGGATATCTTAACACAGAAGTATGAAGCACCTGCATATGATTCGACGGAAAAAGAGGGGGCCGAACAAGTGGATGGTGAGCAGAGAGATGGTCAACTGCAAGAAGAGCACCTCTCTGGTAAATCGTTTGACATGCCATTGGGTCCGGATGGATTGCCTATGCCATACTGGCTATACAAACTGCATGGGCTTGACAGAGAGTATCGCTGCGAAATTTGTTCGAATAAAGTTTATAATGGGCGACGCACTTTTGAAAGACATTTCAACGAAGAAAGACATATTTATCACTTGCGATGCCTTGGTATCGAACCTTCTTCAGTATTCAAGGGCATAACCAAAATTAAGGAGGCACAAGAGCTCTGGAAAAATATGCAGGGGCAGTCACAGTTGACATCTATTGCAGCAGTTCCCCCAAAGCCTAATCCTTCACAACTAAAAGTTCCTACAGAATTAGaactagaagaagaagacgaagaaggAAATGTAATGAGTAAGAAGGTCTACGATGAACTTAAGAAGCAAGGTTTGGTGTGA
- the ARP2 gene encoding actin-related protein 2 (Essential component of the Arp2/3 complex; Arp2/3 is a highly conserved actin nucleation center required for the motility and integrity of actin patches; involved in endocytosis and membrane growth and polarity; required for efficient Golgi-to-ER trafficking in COPI mutants), whose amino-acid sequence MDPHNPIVLDQGTGFVKIGRAGENFPDYTFPSIVGRPILRAEERASVATPLKDIMIGDEASEVRSYLQISYPMENGIIKNWTDMELLWDYAFFEQMKLPSTSNGKILLTEPPMNPLKNREKMCEVMFEKYDFGGVYVAIQAVLALYAQGLSSGVVVDSGDGVTHIVPVYESVVLSHLTRRLDVAGRDVTRHLIDLLSRRGYAFNRTADFETVRQIKEKLCYVSYDLDLDTKLARETTALVESYELPDGRTIKVGQERFEAPECLFQPGLVDVEQPGVGELLFNTVQSADVDIRSSLYKAIVLSGGSSMYPGLPSRLEKELKQLWFSRVLHNDPSRLDKFKVRIEDPPRRKHMVFIGGAVLASIMADKDHMWLSKQEWQESGPSAMTKFGPR is encoded by the exons atggaCCCACATAATCCAATTG TCCTTGATCAGGGTACTGGTTTCGTCAAAATTGGTCGTGCTGGCGAGAATTTCCCAGATTACACGTTTCCTTCTATTGTTGGTAGACCCATCTTGAGGGCGGAAGAACGTGCCAGCGTTGCTACACCATTAAAGGACATTATGATTGGTGATGAGGCAAGTGAAGTTCGCTCTTATCTGCAAATATCTTATCCTATGGAAAACGGTATTATTAAGAATTGGACAGATATGGAACTTCTTTGGGATTACGCCTTTTTCGAGCAAATGAAACTACCATCCACCTCCAACGGTAAGATTTTACTAACGGAACCTCCAATGAATCCGCTGAAAAATAGGGAAAAAATGTGTGAGGTAATGTTCGAAAAATACGATTTTGGCGGAGTTTATGTTGCCATCCAAGCTGTTCTAGCATTGTACGCACAAGGTTTGTCTTCAGGAGTCGTCGTCGATTCCGGTGACGGTGTTACTCATATAGTCCCAGTTTACGAATCTGTCGTTTTGAGCCACTTAACAAGAAGATTAGATGTTGCGGGTAGAGACGTTACTAGGCATTTGATTGATCTGCTTTCTCGTCGTGGTTATGCATTTAACAGAACTGCAGATTTCGAAACTGTGCGTCagataaaggaaaaattatGTTATGTTTCATATGATTTAGACCTAGATACAAAATTGGCTAGAGAAACAACCGCCCTTGTGGAATCGTATGAGTTACCAGATGGCAGGACAATCAAAGTGGGACAAGAGAGATTTGAAGCACCAGAATGTTTGTTCCAACCTGGTTTGGTTGACGTTGAACAACCTGGCGTGGGCGAGCTGTTATTTAATACTGTGCAATCGGCTGATGTTGATATCAGAAGTTCCCTGTATAAGGCCATTGTTCTTTCAGGTGGTTCAAGTATGTACCCAGGGCTGCCTTCGAGATTAGAGAAAGAATTGAAACAATTATGGTTTAGTAGAGTTTTACACAATGACCCTTCAAGACTTGATAAATTCAAAGTTAGAATTGAAGATCCTCCAAGGAGAAAGCATATGGTTTTCATTGGTGGTGCCGTTTTAGCTAGTATCATGGCTGATAAAGACCACATGTGGTTGTCTAAGCAAGAATGGCAAGAAAGCGGGCCATCTGCAATGACTAAATTTGGTCCAAGATAG